A region from the Benincasa hispida cultivar B227 chromosome 12, ASM972705v1, whole genome shotgun sequence genome encodes:
- the LOC120068521 gene encoding VAN3-binding protein-like isoform X2, translating into MGFSKFMQEVSPRTSGRLSHSSGPLNGAQSCGSLTDSPPVSPSEIDDVKCGRSNIPLNNQYRVTATGGSTTAGGGKTVGRWLKDRKEKKKEETRAQNAQLHAAISVAGVAAAIAAIAAATAASSGSSKDEHKAKTDMAVASAATLVAAQCVEAAEVMGAERDHLASVLSNAVNVKSAGDIMTLTAAAATALRGAATLKARALKEVWNIAAVIPVDKGMGVAAENGSNGTSNSSFSGELVPEENFLGICSREFLARGCELLKRTRKGDLHWKIVSVYINRMNQVMLKMKSRHVAGTFTKKKKNVVLEVIKDMPAWPGRHLLEGGDHRRYFGLKTVLRGVVEFECKSIREYEIWTQGVSRLLSIAAEKRGGRVVV; encoded by the exons ATGGGGTTTTCGAAATTTATG CAAGAAGTTTCGCCGCGGACTTCAGGCAGACTGTCTCACAGCAGTGGCCCTCTCAATGGAGCCCAAAGTTGTGGTTCATTAACAGATAGCCCACCTGTCTCCCCGTCGGAGATCGACGACGTTAAG TGTGGTCGCTCGAACATCCCACTCAATAACCAGTACAGAGTTACTGCCACTGGAGGATCCACCACTGCTGGAGGTGGAAAGACTGTTGGGAGATGGCTTAAGGacaggaaagagaagaagaaagaggaaaCAAGAGCTCAGAATGCTCAGCTTCATGCTGCTATTTCTGTTGCTGGTGTGGCTGCAGCCATAGCTGCTATTGCTGCTGCCACTGCAGCTTCTTCTGGATCTAGCAAAGATGAACATAAAGCCAAGACTGATATGGCTGTTGCCTCTGCTGCAACACTTGTCGCTGCTCAATGTGTCGAGGCTGCTGAAGTTATGGGTGCTGAACGCGATCACCTTGCTTCAGTCTTGAGCAATGCCGTTAACGTTAAATCTGCCGGTGATATCATGACGTTAACTGCTGCTGCAGCCACTG CTTTACGTGGGGCAGCGACTCTGAAGGCGAGGGCATTAAAGGAAGTGTGGAACATAGCAGCAGTGATTCCAGTAGATAAAGGAATGGGAGTTGCTGCTGAGAATGGCAGCAATGGCACTTCCAACAGTAGTTTCAGTGGTGAACTTGTCCCTGAAGAAAATTTCTTAGGCATTTGCAGCCGAGAATTTCTCGCCCGAGGCTGTGAACTCCTGAAACGCACTCGTAAAG GTGATCTTCACTGGAAAATAGTTTCTGTGTATATCAACAGAATGAATCAG GTTATGTTGAAGATGAAGAGCAGGCACGTTGCTGGGACCttcacaaaaaagaaaaaga ATGTCGTTTTGGAGGTGATCAAAGACATGCCTGCCTGGCCCGGGCGCCACCTACTCGAAGGTGGAGACCACCGTCGCTACTTCGGCTTGAAGACTGTCCTTCGTGGCGTTGTTGAATTTGAATGTAAGAGCATTCGTGAATACGAGATTTGGACTCAAGGCGTGTCTCGGCTTCTCTCCATTGCTGCTGAGAAGAGAGGAGGCAGAGTTGTGGTTTGA
- the LOC120068521 gene encoding VAN3-binding protein-like isoform X1, producing MDKTATEPWRLEPPQPLSSAVYRPPDTPLEPMEFLSRSWSVSALEVSKALAPPRLTLSKHPNTGNGLIATVAAGGGGVILEDLTGELDEGTTFSGNPFSFASSETSQMVMERIMSQSQEVSPRTSGRLSHSSGPLNGAQSCGSLTDSPPVSPSEIDDVKCGRSNIPLNNQYRVTATGGSTTAGGGKTVGRWLKDRKEKKKEETRAQNAQLHAAISVAGVAAAIAAIAAATAASSGSSKDEHKAKTDMAVASAATLVAAQCVEAAEVMGAERDHLASVLSNAVNVKSAGDIMTLTAAAATALRGAATLKARALKEVWNIAAVIPVDKGMGVAAENGSNGTSNSSFSGELVPEENFLGICSREFLARGCELLKRTRKGDLHWKIVSVYINRMNQVMLKMKSRHVAGTFTKKKKNVVLEVIKDMPAWPGRHLLEGGDHRRYFGLKTVLRGVVEFECKSIREYEIWTQGVSRLLSIAAEKRGGRVVV from the exons ATGGACAAAACAGCCACCGAGCCTTGGCGACTTGAGCCGCCGCAGCCTCTTTCCTCCGCCGTCTACCGCCCGCCGGACACTCCACTCGAACCCATGGAGTTCCTCTCCCGCTCTTGGAGTGTTTCGGCTCTAGAGGTCTCCAAAGCTCTCGCCCCTCCTCGTTTGACCCTTTCTAAGCACCCCAACACCGGAAATGGCCTCATCGCCACCGTCGCTGCCGGCGGCGGCGGCGTCATTTTGGAGGATTTGACCGGTGAGCTCGACGAGGGTACCACTTTTTCTGGAAACCCATTTTCCTTTGCTTCTTCTGAAACTTCGCAGATGGTGATGGAGCGGATTATGTCACAGTCG CAAGAAGTTTCGCCGCGGACTTCAGGCAGACTGTCTCACAGCAGTGGCCCTCTCAATGGAGCCCAAAGTTGTGGTTCATTAACAGATAGCCCACCTGTCTCCCCGTCGGAGATCGACGACGTTAAG TGTGGTCGCTCGAACATCCCACTCAATAACCAGTACAGAGTTACTGCCACTGGAGGATCCACCACTGCTGGAGGTGGAAAGACTGTTGGGAGATGGCTTAAGGacaggaaagagaagaagaaagaggaaaCAAGAGCTCAGAATGCTCAGCTTCATGCTGCTATTTCTGTTGCTGGTGTGGCTGCAGCCATAGCTGCTATTGCTGCTGCCACTGCAGCTTCTTCTGGATCTAGCAAAGATGAACATAAAGCCAAGACTGATATGGCTGTTGCCTCTGCTGCAACACTTGTCGCTGCTCAATGTGTCGAGGCTGCTGAAGTTATGGGTGCTGAACGCGATCACCTTGCTTCAGTCTTGAGCAATGCCGTTAACGTTAAATCTGCCGGTGATATCATGACGTTAACTGCTGCTGCAGCCACTG CTTTACGTGGGGCAGCGACTCTGAAGGCGAGGGCATTAAAGGAAGTGTGGAACATAGCAGCAGTGATTCCAGTAGATAAAGGAATGGGAGTTGCTGCTGAGAATGGCAGCAATGGCACTTCCAACAGTAGTTTCAGTGGTGAACTTGTCCCTGAAGAAAATTTCTTAGGCATTTGCAGCCGAGAATTTCTCGCCCGAGGCTGTGAACTCCTGAAACGCACTCGTAAAG GTGATCTTCACTGGAAAATAGTTTCTGTGTATATCAACAGAATGAATCAG GTTATGTTGAAGATGAAGAGCAGGCACGTTGCTGGGACCttcacaaaaaagaaaaaga ATGTCGTTTTGGAGGTGATCAAAGACATGCCTGCCTGGCCCGGGCGCCACCTACTCGAAGGTGGAGACCACCGTCGCTACTTCGGCTTGAAGACTGTCCTTCGTGGCGTTGTTGAATTTGAATGTAAGAGCATTCGTGAATACGAGATTTGGACTCAAGGCGTGTCTCGGCTTCTCTCCATTGCTGCTGAGAAGAGAGGAGGCAGAGTTGTGGTTTGA